The proteins below come from a single Treponema phagedenis genomic window:
- the uxuA gene encoding mannonate dehydratase: protein MKMTFRWYGDSDPISLQYIKQIPGCTGIMAMMDNFAAGEVWGKNIFSAFVKKVNDAGLEAEVIESINVHEDIKMGLDTRDKYIENYNESIKNVAECGVKVIVYNFMPVFDWLKTDLGKVLHDGSNTLYYNEEDLKGLTPQQLVENTIKNAKGFSLPGWEPERLAELERVLEIYKDINEEKLLANYKYFLEGIIPTCEKYGVRMAVHPDDPAWPVFDIPRISHTKEQLEAIIRLVDSPANSLCLCTGSLGSEPKNDLPSIIRHFGKMNRIACAHVRNIKFLGEREFFESAHLSSEGSLDMFAIMKAFHDTGFDGYIRPDHGRMIWGETGRAGYGLYDRALGLTYLNGMWEALEKMK, encoded by the coding sequence ATGAAAATGACATTTAGATGGTACGGCGATTCCGATCCGATTAGTTTACAGTACATCAAACAAATCCCGGGCTGTACGGGAATAATGGCTATGATGGATAACTTTGCAGCGGGAGAAGTTTGGGGCAAAAATATTTTTTCCGCATTTGTAAAAAAAGTAAACGATGCAGGCCTTGAAGCGGAAGTAATCGAAAGTATTAACGTTCATGAAGATATAAAAATGGGACTTGATACACGCGACAAGTATATTGAAAATTATAATGAGTCTATTAAAAATGTTGCCGAATGCGGCGTAAAAGTAATTGTTTATAATTTTATGCCGGTGTTTGATTGGTTAAAAACTGACCTCGGAAAAGTTTTGCACGACGGATCAAATACGCTCTATTATAATGAAGAAGATTTAAAAGGCCTTACGCCGCAGCAATTGGTAGAAAATACAATAAAAAATGCAAAAGGTTTTTCCCTTCCCGGCTGGGAACCCGAGCGATTGGCGGAACTTGAAAGAGTGCTGGAAATTTACAAGGACATCAATGAAGAAAAACTTTTAGCAAATTACAAATATTTTCTTGAAGGAATAATCCCTACCTGTGAAAAATACGGGGTAAGAATGGCAGTACATCCGGACGATCCCGCATGGCCCGTATTCGATATACCGCGGATAAGCCATACCAAAGAGCAGCTGGAGGCAATAATACGCCTAGTAGATTCTCCGGCAAATAGTTTATGCCTGTGTACGGGCAGTTTAGGCTCTGAGCCTAAAAACGATTTGCCGAGCATTATCAGACATTTCGGAAAAATGAATAGAATTGCCTGCGCCCATGTGCGAAACATAAAGTTTTTAGGCGAGCGTGAATTTTTTGAATCGGCACACCTAAGCTCTGAAGGCAGCTTGGACATGTTTGCAATAATGAAAGCCTTTCACGACACCGGTTTTGACGGCTACATTCGTCCTGACCACGGCAGAATGATTTGGGGAGAAACAGGCAGAGCGGGATACGGTTTATATGACCGGGCATTAGGCTTAACCTACCTGAACGGAATGTGGGAAGCCTTGGAAAAAATGAAATAA
- a CDS encoding AI-2E family transporter, giving the protein MNKNIGFQTISFFILLGLMLVLVGKLFLPYATVLFWSAILYILISPLYNKIIAKMNPEKKWFNLTRRFLAGTFAVGTVVIVAAVLLFIVIKLVGQGKALFQRISLFLIDHNELFFNFDKEALNELVIKLSMGTLDISAIDIKKEVMNFLSQYSSNLLGYTRTLFANMGLFAVSLVFTCFTLYFFYIDGHYLLNLFISIMPIKADASTKLLNKFNEVTTNLLKGLFLVSFYQCIISLIIYLIFKVEGALLLAILTFFSSFLPLVGCAFVWFPIGIGICLLEGWLKGIIFLLVAGTLISFMDNFLRPFFLKDRIKIHPLLIFFSMLGGVQMLGFNGIILGPMIVILFFTIIDIAHDSEKEYASVFNE; this is encoded by the coding sequence ATGAATAAAAATATCGGTTTTCAAACTATTTCATTTTTTATACTTTTAGGGCTGATGCTTGTTTTAGTAGGTAAACTGTTCTTGCCCTATGCAACGGTTTTATTTTGGTCGGCAATTTTATATATTTTAATCTCACCGCTTTATAATAAAATCATTGCTAAAATGAATCCCGAGAAAAAATGGTTTAATCTTACCCGCCGATTTCTTGCCGGCACCTTTGCAGTCGGAACAGTAGTTATTGTAGCGGCTGTTTTACTATTTATCGTAATCAAATTGGTTGGACAAGGAAAAGCACTCTTTCAAAGAATTTCTCTATTTCTTATAGACCACAATGAGTTATTTTTTAATTTTGATAAAGAAGCGTTAAACGAATTGGTTATAAAACTATCGATGGGAACGCTAGATATTTCGGCAATTGATATAAAAAAAGAAGTGATGAATTTTCTCAGTCAATATTCTTCAAATCTTTTGGGATATACTAGAACTCTTTTTGCAAACATGGGACTTTTTGCTGTTTCGCTAGTATTTACTTGCTTTACACTTTATTTCTTTTATATTGACGGTCATTATCTTTTAAATCTTTTTATTTCGATTATGCCGATAAAAGCCGATGCCAGCACAAAACTTTTGAACAAATTTAACGAAGTTACGACCAATCTTTTGAAAGGCTTGTTTTTAGTCTCTTTTTATCAATGCATTATTTCTTTAATTATTTATCTGATTTTTAAAGTAGAAGGAGCTCTTCTTTTAGCAATTCTTACTTTTTTCAGCTCTTTTTTACCCTTAGTCGGCTGTGCTTTTGTCTGGTTTCCGATCGGGATAGGTATTTGTCTACTTGAAGGTTGGCTAAAAGGAATTATTTTCTTGTTGGTTGCCGGAACGCTCATAAGCTTTATGGATAATTTTTTGCGTCCCTTTTTTTTAAAAGACAGAATAAAAATTCATCCCTTGCTTATCTTTTTCTCCATGCTCGGCGGTGTGCAAATGCTCGGATTCAACGGAATTATTTTAGGTCCCATGATTGTAATTTTGTTTTTTACGATTATTGATATTGCGCATGATTCGGAAAAAGAATATGCTTCGGTGTTTAATGAATAA
- a CDS encoding SAM-dependent methyltransferase, which produces MMNQYAKADFWTKKAFSEGYPARSVYKLEEINKKFKLFSPSDKILDLGAAPGSWTSFVLRRMTPNAMICAVDLKPLAENIIDERLHFFQGDLYSKQIIQSVKELGPYNAVICDAAPATTGNKTVDTARSLGLVELAVFYAQEMLVKSGNFTVKIFQGGDRQQLLKDMRNIFDTVKTFKPQACRSSSFETYLIGLNRK; this is translated from the coding sequence ATGATGAATCAATATGCAAAAGCGGACTTTTGGACTAAAAAAGCATTTTCTGAAGGGTATCCTGCGCGCTCGGTATATAAACTTGAAGAGATTAACAAAAAATTTAAGCTTTTTTCTCCTTCTGACAAAATTTTAGATCTCGGCGCCGCGCCGGGAAGCTGGACAAGTTTTGTTTTACGCAGGATGACTCCAAACGCTATGATCTGCGCGGTGGATTTGAAGCCGCTTGCGGAAAACATTATCGATGAGCGCCTGCATTTTTTTCAGGGAGATTTGTATAGCAAACAAATTATCCAATCGGTGAAAGAGCTCGGCCCCTACAACGCGGTTATCTGTGATGCGGCGCCCGCAACAACCGGCAACAAAACGGTTGACACGGCTCGTTCGTTAGGCTTAGTGGAACTTGCCGTATTTTATGCGCAGGAGATGCTCGTAAAAAGCGGAAATTTTACCGTTAAAATTTTTCAAGGCGGCGACCGCCAACAACTCCTCAAGGATATGCGCAATATTTTTGACACTGTAAAAACATTCAAACCGCAAGCGTGCAGAAGCAGCAGCTTCGAAACATACCTCATCGGATTAAATCGTAAATAA
- the proC gene encoding pyrroline-5-carboxylate reductase: MKIGFLGFGNMGFALAQGLVHAKAVDPNDIYALARNREKLQARCNILKITASESMEPLIKESDLIVLAVKPHQIEDIIKPIKAKLKKKVVISIAAGMLFEDYEKILQKGTEHISFLPNTACAIEEGIIIVENRHSLTEEHITEVKNIFGSLGLLEFASAEQFPIAGTISGCGPAYAAMFMEALGDAAVKNGLDRETAYRLAAKMLAGTGMLKLKTDDHPAHMKDAVCSPGGTTIKGLAALEANGFRSAVIQAIDAAMGKNG; this comes from the coding sequence ATGAAAATCGGATTTTTAGGTTTTGGAAATATGGGGTTTGCTTTAGCTCAAGGCTTAGTGCATGCAAAGGCTGTTGATCCGAATGATATCTATGCGCTTGCCAGAAATAGAGAAAAACTTCAGGCGCGCTGCAATATATTAAAAATTACGGCAAGCGAATCGATGGAGCCTCTTATAAAAGAAAGCGATCTGATCGTGCTTGCGGTAAAACCTCATCAGATAGAAGATATTATTAAACCGATAAAGGCAAAGCTTAAAAAGAAGGTAGTTATTTCGATCGCAGCGGGAATGCTTTTTGAAGATTATGAAAAAATACTGCAAAAAGGAACCGAGCATATTTCATTTTTGCCTAATACCGCCTGCGCAATTGAAGAAGGCATTATCATTGTTGAAAATCGGCACAGTCTTACAGAAGAGCATATAACAGAAGTAAAAAATATTTTCGGCTCTTTAGGGCTTTTAGAATTTGCTTCGGCGGAGCAGTTCCCTATAGCGGGGACTATTTCAGGCTGCGGACCCGCATATGCGGCAATGTTTATGGAAGCCTTAGGTGATGCGGCAGTTAAGAACGGGTTGGACAGGGAAACAGCCTATCGACTTGCGGCAAAAATGCTTGCAGGCACAGGCATGCTCAAACTAAAAACAGACGATCATCCTGCGCATATGAAAGATGCCGTGTGTTCTCCCGGAGGGACAACAATCAAGGGACTTGCCGCTCTTGAGGCAAATGGGTTTCGCTCTGCGGTGATACAAGCAATTGATGCCGCTATGGGGAAAAACGGATAA
- a CDS encoding TRAP transporter substrate-binding protein, with protein sequence MKVKSLCKFLLLITVLLFTMGCSGNTIGKKLIRVSNGQPASHPDNIAMEAFKKYIEDKLGDKYEVKIYPNGLLGASKNALELCQTGALEFVIASASNMETFDDIYSIFSIPYIFDNVTAYYEVMNNETRMSEIYNTTIDQGVLTVGWFDAGTRNFYTNKPIRTVEDVKGMKIRVQPSPTNIAMMDAFGAGAVPMPFSEVYTAIQNNTVDGAENNEMALTSVKHGEVVKYYNYNMHQMVPDFLVANYLFINGLDDSEKAIFREAIKIAEKVEQEEWKKQTQEAIEVSQSKMGVEFIESDVQSFKERVIPLHQQILKNNSKIKALYDYIDEMNKKYKDEV encoded by the coding sequence ATGAAAGTTAAAAGCTTATGTAAATTTTTATTGCTAATAACCGTCCTATTATTCACAATGGGGTGTTCCGGCAATACCATTGGAAAAAAACTTATTCGGGTTTCAAACGGGCAGCCGGCCTCTCATCCTGATAATATTGCTATGGAGGCATTCAAGAAGTATATCGAGGATAAGCTGGGGGATAAATATGAGGTGAAGATTTATCCGAACGGACTTTTGGGCGCTTCTAAAAACGCCTTGGAGCTTTGCCAAACGGGAGCGCTCGAGTTTGTTATTGCAAGCGCCTCAAACATGGAAACATTCGATGATATTTATTCCATATTTTCGATTCCGTATATTTTTGATAACGTAACAGCATATTATGAAGTTATGAATAATGAAACAAGGATGTCAGAAATTTATAATACAACAATTGATCAAGGCGTTCTTACGGTCGGCTGGTTTGATGCAGGAACAAGAAACTTTTATACCAATAAACCGATTAGAACGGTTGAAGATGTTAAAGGAATGAAAATCAGAGTACAGCCGTCGCCGACTAATATTGCAATGATGGATGCCTTCGGTGCAGGCGCTGTGCCGATGCCCTTTAGTGAGGTGTATACTGCCATTCAAAACAATACCGTTGATGGTGCCGAAAATAATGAAATGGCGCTCACTTCCGTAAAGCATGGTGAAGTAGTAAAGTATTACAACTATAACATGCATCAAATGGTTCCGGACTTTCTTGTTGCAAATTATCTTTTTATCAACGGACTTGATGATTCAGAAAAAGCGATTTTTAGGGAAGCAATAAAAATTGCTGAAAAGGTAGAACAAGAGGAATGGAAAAAGCAAACACAAGAAGCAATAGAAGTGTCTCAATCAAAAATGGGCGTTGAATTTATCGAATCGGATGTGCAAAGTTTTAAGGAAAGAGTTATCCCGCTTCATCAACAAATTCTTAAAAACAACTCAAAAATAAAAGCTCTCTATGATTACATAGATGAAATGAATAAAAAATATAAAGACGAGGTATAA
- a CDS encoding TRAP transporter small permease, with protein sequence MVKKAIIKILETTCVVIFIGITLAGLYQVFTRYFLTKPKSWSEEVLSFGFTWMAILGAALIFAKRDHMRLTFIIDKFGKRNRKIVELAVELFNILFAGLVMVYGGIRICTLTIKQTTPALQVSTGFIYSVIPIAGILIIIVSLINMKEILDGQHLESAEEVM encoded by the coding sequence ATGGTAAAAAAAGCTATTATCAAAATATTGGAAACAACCTGCGTGGTTATATTTATCGGGATAACCCTTGCGGGATTATATCAAGTATTTACCCGGTATTTTCTAACCAAGCCGAAATCATGGTCAGAGGAAGTGTTGTCTTTCGGCTTTACGTGGATGGCAATACTTGGAGCTGCCCTCATTTTTGCAAAAAGAGATCACATGCGGCTCACCTTCATCATAGACAAATTCGGAAAGCGGAATAGAAAAATTGTTGAATTGGCGGTTGAGCTCTTTAATATTTTGTTTGCAGGACTTGTAATGGTCTATGGCGGAATACGAATTTGTACCTTGACTATAAAACAAACCACTCCGGCCTTGCAAGTTTCAACAGGGTTTATCTATTCGGTAATTCCTATAGCGGGAATTCTTATAATTATAGTTTCACTAATCAATATGAAAGAGATTTTAGATGGACAGCATCTTGAATCGGCAGAGGAAGTAATGTAA
- a CDS encoding tetratricopeptide repeat protein: protein MEVKQFFLRFVAVIIVLSGLIACQTQKAVSHKEVAEDVEKKESDNPRIEFAYKLKNLLQQEKWEDALKLFDKLPPEEQEDLQIQNLKLSVLISANKIQDAEKLANLLEKENPENIDILFSQATLALATNNAKKRSEYLHKILKINPKNIVALTEQGYDLYSMRNYAKAKKVFLKALQEEPKHTGALLGLGQINYIENNLANAEKNYELILEKEPQNVMAMAELARIKSETNRMLEALNDMEKVVSLDAKNAEYWIDLGVYCSQAGRKERANEAFKKAVALDPQSYFAYIYLAGINDSLGNKEEAIKYYKKVIELYPKYYFAYESLGVLLFEKKDWNGAGRAFIEALSYAPQNCYYALMISLCYHKINNPVKAKEFMQKYIRTIDRTKNATEYFLCRLFVDMFGETDVYNRIMKEKMIEKRKRMMFYLGAFHEITGNRNIAEKYYLEVYSMQIPSFFEYRLAEANLALKKK, encoded by the coding sequence ATGGAAGTAAAACAATTTTTTTTGAGATTTGTGGCGGTAATAATTGTTTTAAGTGGGCTTATTGCCTGTCAAACACAAAAAGCCGTTTCGCATAAAGAAGTAGCGGAGGATGTAGAGAAAAAAGAATCAGATAATCCTCGTATTGAATTTGCGTATAAATTAAAGAATTTATTGCAGCAGGAAAAATGGGAAGACGCGTTAAAACTTTTTGACAAGCTTCCTCCTGAAGAGCAGGAAGATTTACAAATTCAAAACTTAAAACTTTCGGTTTTGATTTCAGCAAATAAGATACAAGATGCTGAAAAGCTTGCAAATTTATTAGAAAAAGAAAATCCTGAAAATATTGATATTTTATTTTCTCAGGCGACGCTTGCATTGGCAACCAATAATGCAAAAAAACGCAGCGAATACTTACATAAAATTTTAAAAATAAACCCTAAAAATATAGTTGCGCTTACCGAGCAAGGATACGATCTGTACAGTATGCGCAATTACGCAAAAGCAAAAAAAGTTTTTTTAAAAGCTTTACAGGAGGAGCCTAAACATACAGGGGCTTTGCTTGGGCTTGGGCAAATTAATTATATAGAAAACAATCTGGCAAATGCGGAAAAAAATTACGAACTGATTTTAGAAAAAGAACCGCAAAACGTTATGGCGATGGCGGAACTTGCCCGCATTAAATCAGAGACAAACAGAATGCTTGAAGCTTTAAATGATATGGAAAAGGTTGTCAGCCTTGACGCAAAAAATGCAGAATATTGGATAGATTTAGGCGTTTATTGTTCACAGGCGGGAAGGAAAGAGCGCGCAAACGAGGCGTTCAAAAAGGCGGTTGCCTTAGATCCTCAATCGTATTTTGCCTATATTTATCTTGCCGGTATAAATGACAGTCTTGGAAATAAAGAAGAGGCAATTAAATATTATAAAAAGGTTATTGAACTTTATCCTAAATATTATTTTGCATATGAAAGTTTGGGGGTTCTGCTTTTTGAAAAAAAAGATTGGAACGGAGCGGGAAGAGCCTTTATTGAAGCGCTTTCTTACGCGCCTCAAAACTGTTATTATGCATTAATGATAAGTCTTTGTTATCATAAAATAAATAATCCCGTAAAAGCAAAAGAATTTATGCAAAAATATATTCGTACTATCGACAGAACAAAAAATGCAACTGAATATTTTTTATGCAGATTGTTTGTTGATATGTTTGGAGAAACGGATGTATACAATAGGATTATGAAAGAAAAAATGATAGAAAAGAGAAAGCGAATGATGTTTTATCTTGGTGCATTCCATGAAATTACCGGCAACAGAAATATCGCAGAAAAATATTATCTTGAAGTATACTCAATGCAAATTCCGTCTTTTTTTGAGTACCGGTTGGCAGAAGCTAACCTTGCCTTAAAGAAAAAATAA
- a CDS encoding mannitol dehydrogenase family protein — MKLKLKNIEELKKLCDAYPEYDVQKLREDSIRDPHWLAFGAGNIFRGYIARLNQDLLNKKIATRGISVVESFDEEIIDKVYTEYDNLALSVTLNKDGDFHTNLLANLAEGLKLSQDIDRVQQIVKNKNLQIMSFTITEKGYNIYAPNGEVLDIIKEDINGKPENAKHLMSIVTYLLYLRFKENKCPITLLSLDNCSHNGDKLKTPILSIVKAWCKNNKVEEAFVRYLEDDTCVSFPWSMIDKITPRPSEEIKNYLEQKNFEAMDIVVTGKHTYIAPFVNSEEAEYLVIEDSFAGGRDALEEAGVYLTDRNTVNKVETMKVTTCLNPLHTTLAVYGCLLGYTSIADEMKDAQLVKLIEKIGYEESLPVVVDPKILNPKAFIDEVIRVRLPNPYIPDTPQRIATDTSQKVAIRFGETIKAYAKSESKKPMDLQFIPLAIAGWLRYLMGIDDAGKKFELSPDPLLKDLELYFKDLKLGNVSNNKLDELLSNERIFGINLNKIGLSEKILGYFEELAADYGAVRKTLEKYVR; from the coding sequence ATGAAATTAAAACTGAAAAACATTGAAGAGCTGAAAAAACTCTGCGATGCCTATCCTGAGTACGATGTGCAAAAGCTGCGGGAAGATTCTATTCGCGATCCTCATTGGCTTGCCTTTGGTGCGGGAAATATCTTTAGAGGATACATTGCGCGATTAAATCAGGATTTGCTCAACAAAAAAATTGCAACACGGGGCATATCTGTTGTAGAAAGTTTTGACGAAGAGATTATCGATAAGGTCTATACAGAATATGATAATCTAGCGCTTTCGGTAACTCTTAATAAAGATGGCGATTTTCACACAAACCTTTTAGCAAATCTTGCGGAAGGTTTAAAACTCTCGCAAGATATCGATAGAGTACAGCAGATTGTGAAAAACAAAAACTTACAGATTATGTCATTCACCATCACCGAAAAAGGATACAACATTTATGCACCCAACGGCGAAGTTTTAGACATCATAAAAGAAGATATAAACGGAAAGCCGGAAAATGCAAAACACCTTATGAGCATTGTTACCTATCTGCTTTATTTACGCTTTAAAGAAAACAAATGTCCGATTACGCTTTTAAGTTTAGACAATTGTTCTCATAACGGAGATAAGCTAAAAACTCCGATACTCTCTATTGTGAAAGCATGGTGCAAAAATAATAAGGTTGAAGAAGCCTTTGTAAGATATTTGGAAGACGACACGTGTGTTAGTTTTCCATGGTCAATGATCGATAAAATAACACCGCGTCCATCGGAAGAAATTAAAAACTATTTGGAGCAAAAGAATTTTGAAGCGATGGATATTGTGGTAACCGGAAAACACACCTATATTGCCCCCTTTGTTAATTCGGAAGAAGCGGAATACTTAGTCATAGAAGACAGCTTCGCGGGCGGCAGGGATGCATTGGAAGAAGCGGGTGTTTATTTAACCGATCGGAATACCGTGAACAAGGTTGAAACCATGAAGGTAACAACCTGTTTAAATCCGCTGCATACAACACTTGCGGTATACGGATGCCTACTCGGTTACACCTCAATAGCCGATGAAATGAAAGACGCGCAATTAGTAAAACTCATAGAAAAAATCGGATATGAAGAATCGCTGCCGGTGGTGGTCGATCCTAAAATACTCAATCCGAAAGCATTCATCGATGAGGTAATACGGGTGCGGCTTCCCAATCCCTATATCCCCGACACGCCGCAAAGAATAGCAACCGATACTTCTCAAAAAGTTGCAATCCGATTCGGCGAAACAATAAAAGCCTATGCTAAATCGGAAAGCAAAAAACCAATGGACTTACAATTCATTCCGCTTGCTATTGCAGGCTGGCTGCGCTATCTAATGGGAATAGACGATGCCGGTAAAAAATTTGAATTAAGCCCCGATCCGCTTCTGAAAGATTTGGAACTATATTTTAAAGATTTAAAATTAGGAAATGTTTCAAACAACAAACTTGACGAGCTCCTTTCCAATGAAAGAATTTTTGGTATTAATCTCAACAAAATAGGATTATCCGAAAAAATACTTGGTTATTTTGAAGAGCTTGCTGCAGATTATGGTGCAGTAAGAAAAACGCTTGAAAAATATGTGAGGTAA
- a CDS encoding TRAP transporter large permease: MNIMVLSGILMIVVLAILLINGVPIGVTIGIASIAGILPTLNFEAAVVTSAQRIFSGISVFTLLAIPFFILAGNLMNKGGIALRLINLAKLLFGKLPGGLALSNIFANMLFGSISGSGIAAASAMGSIIGPIEKEDGYDINFSAATNIVSAPTGLLIPPSNVLITYSLISGGTSVGALFLAGYIPGILWGIGCIFLGMYIAKKEKYVGTDRPGLKESLKIIWESIPSLLLIVIVIGGIIKGVFTATEASCVAVLYSLLLAILYRSITVKELMQIIRTSAEMTGIIMLIIGTSNIMGWVMSFTGIPEMVSNQILGITGNKYIILLLMNVILLLVGTFMDITPAVLIFTPIFLPICESFGMDPIHFGIMITFNLCIGGITPPVGNILYIGTKVGKTRVEDVIPWVVKYYGVILFVLLLVTFIPSLSLFLPNALGLN; the protein is encoded by the coding sequence ATGAATATAATGGTTTTATCAGGAATTTTAATGATTGTTGTTCTTGCTATACTGTTAATAAACGGTGTCCCGATAGGGGTAACAATCGGTATAGCGTCAATAGCAGGTATATTGCCTACCTTAAATTTTGAGGCGGCAGTGGTAACATCGGCACAAAGAATATTTTCAGGAATAAGCGTTTTTACCTTGCTTGCAATTCCTTTCTTTATTCTTGCAGGAAATTTGATGAACAAAGGCGGCATCGCTTTGAGGCTTATCAATCTTGCAAAACTTCTTTTTGGTAAACTTCCGGGAGGACTTGCCTTATCCAATATTTTTGCAAATATGCTCTTCGGTTCAATATCGGGTTCGGGTATTGCGGCAGCTTCCGCAATGGGCTCAATCATCGGCCCCATTGAAAAAGAAGACGGCTATGACATCAATTTTTCGGCAGCAACAAATATTGTATCCGCACCAACAGGGTTGTTGATACCGCCGAGTAATGTGCTTATTACATATTCGCTCATATCGGGAGGAACATCTGTAGGCGCACTTTTTCTTGCAGGATATATTCCCGGAATCTTATGGGGAATAGGCTGTATATTTTTAGGAATGTATATTGCAAAAAAAGAAAAATACGTCGGAACGGATAGACCGGGTTTAAAAGAAAGCTTAAAAATAATCTGGGAATCAATTCCTTCTCTTTTACTTATTGTGATTGTAATCGGCGGTATTATAAAAGGGGTATTTACTGCAACCGAAGCATCATGTGTTGCGGTTTTATATTCGCTTCTTCTTGCAATACTGTACAGAAGCATCACCGTGAAAGAATTAATGCAAATAATTCGTACCTCTGCGGAAATGACCGGAATTATTATGCTTATAATCGGCACCTCAAACATTATGGGCTGGGTTATGAGTTTTACCGGAATCCCCGAAATGGTATCAAATCAAATTTTAGGCATTACGGGAAACAAATACATCATCTTACTTTTGATGAATGTCATCTTGTTGCTCGTAGGAACATTCATGGACATAACGCCGGCAGTATTAATTTTCACGCCGATATTTTTACCGATTTGTGAATCCTTCGGCATGGATCCGATACACTTCGGTATTATGATTACTTTTAATCTTTGTATAGGAGGGATTACGCCGCCGGTTGGAAATATCCTCTACATAGGAACAAAGGTTGGAAAAACAAGAGTTGAAGATGTTATACCTTGGGTGGTAAAGTATTATGGGGTGATTTTATTTGTATTATTACTTGTTACCTTTATTCCGTCTTTATCCTTATTTTTACCGAATGCACTGGGATTAAATTAA